A stretch of Ferribacterium limneticum DNA encodes these proteins:
- a CDS encoding YbfB/YjiJ family MFS transporter gives MNSQRERLKVLGAGIFSLLLTFGVARFSYTPLLPLMQQQAGLGLAEAGWLAAFNYAGYLCGALVASLISDLVLKDRLYRIGLVVAILSTVMMGLTNDPLVWMASRFIAGLSSAAGMLLGTGLILNWLIRHNHRPELGIHFGGIGLGISGCAISVWLMSGSFDWREQWFAFSAIACLLIVPALAWLPAPDTSGVTKSGATMHDNPPSPLFLRIFMAAYFCAGFGYVISATFIVAIVDGLPGLAGQGALAFLAIGLAATPAAFNWDLIARYTGDINALILAAVLQIVGIALPVAVGGLFATLFGALLFGGTFIGMVSLVLTMAGRYYPTRPAKMMGKMTLSYGVAQIIGPAIVGWLATRLGNYSIGLNIAAGVMVVGVVLLVILKFVERRDAALVPCVQN, from the coding sequence ATGAACTCACAGAGAGAGCGCCTCAAGGTGCTGGGCGCCGGGATCTTCAGCCTGCTGCTGACCTTCGGCGTCGCCCGTTTTTCCTACACGCCGCTGCTGCCGCTGATGCAGCAACAGGCCGGGCTCGGGCTGGCCGAAGCCGGCTGGCTGGCGGCCTTCAATTACGCCGGCTATCTGTGCGGCGCGCTGGTCGCGTCGCTGATCAGCGATCTGGTGCTCAAGGACAGGCTGTACCGGATCGGTCTGGTCGTCGCCATCCTGAGCACGGTGATGATGGGTCTGACCAACGATCCGCTGGTCTGGATGGCCTCGCGCTTCATCGCTGGCCTGAGCAGCGCGGCCGGCATGTTGCTCGGTACCGGGCTGATCCTGAACTGGCTGATTCGCCACAACCATCGGCCGGAACTGGGCATCCATTTCGGCGGCATCGGGCTGGGCATTTCCGGTTGTGCCATCTCGGTGTGGCTGATGAGCGGCTCGTTCGACTGGCGCGAGCAGTGGTTTGCCTTTTCGGCCATCGCCTGCCTGCTCATCGTGCCGGCCCTGGCCTGGCTGCCGGCGCCCGATACGAGCGGGGTTACCAAGAGCGGCGCAACCATGCACGACAACCCGCCGAGCCCGCTGTTCTTGCGCATCTTCATGGCGGCCTATTTCTGCGCCGGCTTCGGCTACGTGATCAGCGCCACGTTCATCGTCGCCATCGTCGATGGGTTGCCCGGGCTGGCCGGGCAGGGCGCGCTGGCCTTCCTGGCGATCGGTCTGGCGGCGACGCCGGCAGCCTTCAACTGGGATCTGATCGCGCGCTATACGGGCGACATCAACGCCCTGATCCTCGCCGCTGTGCTGCAGATCGTCGGCATCGCCCTGCCGGTGGCGGTGGGCGGGCTGTTCGCCACGCTGTTCGGGGCGCTGCTGTTCGGTGGAACCTTCATCGGCATGGTCAGTCTGGTGTTGACCATGGCCGGGCGTTACTACCCGACCCGGCCGGCCAAGATGATGGGCAAGATGACGCTTTCCTATGGTGTGGCGCAGATCATTGGGCCGGCCATCGTCGGCTGGTTGGCGACGCGGCTCGGCAACTATTCGATCGGCCTGAACATCGCGGCCGGGGTCATGGTCGTTGGCGTCGTGCTCTTGGTTATACTGAAATTTGTCGAAAGGCGGGACGCCGCGCTGGTGCCCTGCGTCCAGAACTAA
- a CDS encoding formylglycine-generating enzyme family protein, whose amino-acid sequence MKTLPLILLFPVLLGACSATSRHGAPPPLENSLGMRFVLVPAGEFLMGSDESLDSLARDFPQYEQARFLHLKDESPIHRVRITKPFFMGQHEVTVGQFRKFLAASGHVPESIADGTGGYGYNPDYDPATSVRRDAFEGRAPKYSWSNPGFRQTDDHPVVNVTWHDATAMAAWLSRKENRRYRLPTEAEWEYACLAGQGGRYAHGNQPQALATVANTFDADASANWPQWASFALQSSDGFAFTAPVGSFPANAFGLQDMVGNVWEWVSDWHDDAWYARSPQADPQGPESGTVKVRRGGSWHTWSLYSRCAFRNWNTPETRYTLLGIRLLLEAEPDTADQPRP is encoded by the coding sequence ATGAAAACCCTGCCATTGATTCTTCTCTTTCCTGTGCTGCTGGGCGCCTGTTCGGCAACAAGCCGGCATGGCGCCCCGCCCCCGCTGGAAAACTCCCTGGGCATGCGCTTCGTCCTGGTGCCGGCCGGCGAGTTCCTGATGGGCAGCGACGAAAGCCTGGACAGTCTGGCCCGTGACTTCCCGCAGTACGAACAAGCGCGTTTTCTCCATCTCAAAGACGAGTCGCCCATTCACCGCGTACGCATTACCAAACCTTTCTTCATGGGGCAGCATGAAGTGACGGTCGGCCAGTTTCGGAAATTCCTGGCCGCCTCCGGCCATGTTCCCGAATCGATCGCCGATGGCACTGGCGGCTACGGCTACAACCCTGACTACGACCCGGCGACAAGCGTCCGGCGCGATGCCTTCGAGGGAAGGGCGCCAAAATATTCCTGGTCGAATCCCGGATTCCGGCAAACGGATGACCACCCCGTCGTCAACGTCACCTGGCATGACGCCACCGCAATGGCAGCCTGGTTAAGCCGGAAAGAGAACCGGCGCTATCGCCTGCCGACCGAAGCGGAGTGGGAATACGCCTGCCTGGCGGGACAAGGGGGCCGCTACGCCCACGGCAACCAGCCGCAAGCATTGGCAACGGTGGCCAACACTTTCGATGCCGATGCCTCGGCAAACTGGCCGCAATGGGCAAGCTTCGCCCTCCAGAGCAGCGATGGCTTCGCCTTTACCGCCCCCGTCGGCAGCTTCCCGGCCAACGCCTTCGGCTTGCAGGACATGGTTGGCAATGTCTGGGAATGGGTCTCCGACTGGCACGACGATGCCTGGTATGCGAGGTCGCCCCAAGCCGACCCGCAGGGGCCGGAATCCGGTACCGTCAAGGTTCGCCGGGGCGGCTCCTGGCACACCTGGTCACTTTATTCCCGCTGCGCATTCCGCAACTGGAATACCCCGGAAACACGCTATACCCTGCTCGGTATCCGCCTGCTTCTGGAAGCCGAGCCAGACACCGCCGATCAACCCCGGCCGTAG
- a CDS encoding alpha/beta fold hydrolase — protein MTPSRSEYLDLPDIRLHIRRWGNPKAPTLFLLHGWMDVSASFQFVVDELKKDWNIIAPDWRGFGSSEWLNRPYFFAEHLGDLEAILDRYAPEGKVKLVGHSMGGILSCLYAGIRPERVESVISLEGFGIAPTTPDMATERYQKWLGVLKSPPRMHVYSDRAGFARRLMHTDRFLTQERADYLSRHLARIGDGETKGGERRHGIIWNGDPWHKAPAPYLFRLEESMAIWQQITCPVLWVAGRQSWVIREFDTRPGDWAARQACFANVREEWVDNADHMLHHDQPEEVARIVETFIA, from the coding sequence ACATCCGGCGCTGGGGCAACCCGAAGGCGCCTACGCTGTTCCTGCTCCACGGCTGGATGGACGTTTCCGCCTCCTTCCAGTTCGTCGTCGACGAGCTGAAGAAGGACTGGAACATCATCGCCCCTGACTGGCGCGGCTTCGGCAGTTCGGAATGGCTGAACCGCCCCTACTTCTTCGCCGAACACCTCGGCGACCTCGAAGCCATCCTCGACCGCTACGCCCCCGAAGGCAAGGTCAAGCTGGTCGGCCACAGCATGGGCGGCATCCTCTCCTGCCTGTACGCCGGCATCCGGCCCGAACGGGTGGAAAGCGTGATTTCGCTGGAAGGCTTCGGCATCGCCCCGACCACGCCGGACATGGCGACCGAGCGCTACCAGAAATGGCTAGGCGTGCTCAAAAGCCCGCCACGCATGCATGTCTACAGCGACCGCGCCGGCTTCGCCCGCCGCCTGATGCACACCGACCGCTTCCTGACCCAGGAACGCGCCGACTACCTCTCCCGCCACCTCGCCCGGATCGGCGATGGCGAAACCAAGGGTGGCGAACGTCGCCACGGCATCATCTGGAACGGCGACCCCTGGCATAAGGCCCCCGCCCCCTACCTGTTCCGCCTCGAAGAATCGATGGCGATCTGGCAGCAGATCACCTGCCCGGTGCTCTGGGTCGCCGGCCGCCAGTCCTGGGTCATCCGCGAATTCGACACCCGCCCCGGCGACTGGGCCGCCCGCCAGGCCTGCTTTGCCAACGTGCGCGAAGAATGGGTCGACAACGCCGACCACATGCTGCACCACGACCAGCCGGAAGAAGTCGCGCGCATCGTCGAGACCTTCATTGCCTGA
- the acuI gene encoding acrylyl-CoA reductase (NADPH), translating to MFKGILIEKDDAGYRASVQEIADSQLPEGDVTVRVDYSSLNYKDGLAITGKGPVVRKFPMVPGIDIAGTVESSSHADVKAGDRVVLNGWGVGETHWGGLAQKARLKGDWLVPLPAAFSEKQAVAIGTAGYTAMLCVLALEKQGVKPADGEIVVTGAAGGVGSVAIAVLAKLGYTVVAVSGRPEETDYLKQLGAAEVLDRAAFSSPGKPLGKERWAGAVDVVGSHTLANICATTKYRGVVTACGLAGGMDFPSSVAPFILRGVTLVGIDSVMCPRPDRLVAWQRLATDLDVGKLGLITHEVSLAEAIPTAAQLMDGKVRGRVVVDVNR from the coding sequence ATGTTCAAGGGAATTCTGATCGAGAAAGACGACGCCGGTTACCGGGCATCGGTGCAGGAGATAGCCGACAGCCAGTTGCCGGAAGGCGATGTGACGGTGCGCGTCGATTACTCGTCGCTCAACTACAAGGACGGTCTGGCGATTACCGGCAAAGGCCCGGTCGTCCGCAAATTCCCGATGGTGCCGGGCATCGACATCGCCGGTACGGTCGAAAGCAGCAGCCACGCCGACGTCAAGGCCGGCGACCGCGTCGTGCTCAACGGCTGGGGCGTTGGTGAAACGCATTGGGGCGGACTGGCGCAGAAGGCGCGGCTCAAGGGCGACTGGCTGGTGCCGCTGCCGGCGGCGTTTTCCGAGAAGCAGGCCGTCGCCATCGGCACCGCCGGCTATACCGCCATGCTCTGCGTGCTGGCGCTGGAAAAGCAGGGCGTCAAGCCGGCCGACGGCGAGATCGTCGTTACCGGTGCGGCGGGCGGTGTTGGCAGTGTGGCGATTGCCGTGCTGGCCAAGCTCGGCTACACGGTCGTTGCCGTGAGCGGCCGGCCGGAAGAAACCGATTACCTGAAGCAGCTCGGCGCGGCCGAAGTGCTCGACCGGGCGGCCTTCTCCAGCCCCGGCAAGCCGCTCGGCAAGGAGCGCTGGGCGGGGGCGGTCGATGTCGTTGGCTCGCACACGCTGGCCAACATCTGCGCCACCACCAAATATCGCGGTGTGGTGACCGCCTGCGGTCTGGCCGGCGGCATGGATTTCCCGTCGTCGGTGGCGCCCTTCATCCTGCGCGGCGTGACGCTGGTCGGCATCGACAGCGTGATGTGCCCGCGGCCGGATCGGCTGGTCGCCTGGCAGCGTCTGGCGACCGATCTCGACGTTGGCAAGCTCGGCCTGATCACCCATGAAGTCTCGTTGGCCGAAGCCATTCCGACGGCGGCGCAGCTGATGGACGGCAAGGTGCGCGGCCGTGTGGTCGTAGACGTGAATCGATGA
- a CDS encoding 2-hydroxymuconate tautomerase family protein, with product MPYVNIKITREGATAEQKARLIAGATQLLVDVLGKNPKTTVVVIDEVDTDNWGVAGESITVRRARGE from the coding sequence ATGCCCTACGTCAATATCAAGATCACGCGTGAAGGGGCGACGGCCGAGCAGAAAGCCCGGCTGATCGCCGGCGCGACGCAGCTGCTGGTCGATGTGCTGGGCAAGAACCCGAAAACCACGGTCGTCGTCATCGATGAAGTCGATACCGATAACTGGGGTGTGGCGGGTGAGTCGATCACCGTCCGCCGGGCGCGCGGCGAGTAG